A single region of the Scyliorhinus torazame isolate Kashiwa2021f chromosome 30, sScyTor2.1, whole genome shotgun sequence genome encodes:
- the LOC140404306 gene encoding beta-1,3-galactosyl-O-glycosyl-glycoprotein beta-1,6-N-acetylglucosaminyltransferase 3-like, which yields MRKLGKCRLKSALAAVTALTAFVLLFPGHFDSCEEDMMMGIWEDPEDVSDRRCLDMFYRHLNLFTQQANCSRIIRGDQEAVQEARLNSLAVSSKKDPLTENHYVFATKDCAAFIKERKYLTFPLSLEERNFPIAYSIVIHEHIEMFERLLRTIYTPQNLYCIHVDRKAAVTFNRAVKAIASCFPNVFIASKLENVVYASWSRVQADLNCMEELLQSPVHWKYFINLCGLDFPIKTNAEMVRNLIVLNGKNSMESEEPSASKTERWLFHHEVTNQISRTKEKKSLPPISTPMFTGNAYFVASREFVNHLFVSPEIQKFLKWAEDTYSPDEHVWATLQRMPTVPGTNPPNSKYQMSDMAAIARLVKWSYMEGDITKNAPYPKCTGVHRRSVCIYGSGDLHWILQQHHLFANKFDSQVDNTALQCLEGHLRYKAIYRKGFM from the exons ATGAGAAAACTTGGCAAATGTCGCCTGAAGTCTGCTTTGGCCGCTGTAACTGCACTGACTGCATTTGTATTGCTATTTCCTGGACATTTTGATTCCTGTGAGGAGGATATGATGATGGGAATTTGGGAAGACCCAGAAGATGTAAGTGACAGAAGGTGCTTGGATATGTTTTACAGACACCTAAATCTGTTTACTCAACAGGCGAATTGTTCTCGGATTATTAGAGGAGATCAGGAAGCAGTTCAAGAAGCTCGTTTAAACTCTCTTGCTGTGTCATCTAAAAAAGACCCTCTGACAGAAAATCATTATGTGTTTGCGACGAAGGACTGTGCTGCATTTATAAAGGAGCGCAAATATCTAACCTTCCCACTGAGCTTGGAGGAGAGGAATTTCCCCATCGCTTATTCCATTGTGATCCACGAGCACATTGAAATGTTTGAAAGACTCCTGAGGACTATTTACACCCCCCAGAATCTGTACTGTATCCACGTGGATAGAAAAGCTGCAGTTACATTTAATCGTGCTGTGAAAGCCATCGCCTCTTGTTTCCCCAACGTTTTCATTGCCAGCAAGCTGGAGAATGTGGTGTATGCCTCCTGGTCCCGGGTGCAGGCTGATCTGAACTGTATGGAGGAGCTGCTACAGAGCCCAGTGCATTGGAAATATTTCATTAACCTGTGCGGACTGGACTTCCCCATCAAAACAAACGCAGAGATGGTCAGAAACCTGATTGTCTTGAATGGGAAAAATAGCATGGAATCCGAGGAACcatcagcatccaaaacg GAGCGGTGGCTTTTTCATCATGAAGTTACAAACCAAATCAGCAGAACTAAGGAGAAGAAGAGCTTACCTCCAATAAGTACACCCATGTTTACTGGGAATGCATACTTTGTGGCTTCGAGGGAATTTGTAAACCATTTGTTTGTTAGTCCTGAAATTCAGAAATTTCTAAAGTGGGCAGAAGATACGTATAGTCCTGACGAGCATGTTTGGGCTACTCTGCAGAGAATGCCAACTGTCCCAGGCACCAACCCTCCCAATAGCAAGTACCAGATGTCAGATATGGCAGCCATTGCCCGCTTGGTGAAGTGGTCCTACATGGAGGGAGACATAACCAAAAATGCACCTTATCCAAAGTGCACAGGCGTTCATCGCCGTTCAGTGTGCATTTACGGTTCTGGTGACCTTCACTGGATCCTGCAACAACATCACCTCTTTGCCAACAAATTTGATTCTCAAGTGGATAACACAGCCCTTCAGTGCTTGGAGGGACATCTGAGATATAAAGCAATTTATAGAAAAGGTTTTATGTAA